In Equus przewalskii isolate Varuska chromosome 15, EquPr2, whole genome shotgun sequence, a single genomic region encodes these proteins:
- the C15H3orf18 gene encoding uncharacterized protein C3orf18 homolog isoform X1: MNSRIPSARGWFSSRPPTLEPALEPATDGPASETTTLSPEATSFNDTRIPNVAGGSAGVGTMLLSFGIITVIGLAVAMAPALDQAFGTTGTRERSSCPVVLSGSGRQVLYIRKKKRLEKLRHQLMPMYNFDPTEEQDELEQELLEYGRDAASVQAAASAQATQGKTTLPSQGPLQRPSRLVFTDVANAIHA, from the exons ATGAACTCCAGGATTCCGTCTGCTAGGGGCTGGTTCAGCAGCCGCCCACCCACCTTGGAGCCTGCCCTGGAGCCTGCCACAGATGGGCCAGCCTCTGAGACCACCACCCTCAGCCCAGAAGCCACCAGCTTTAATGACACCAGAATCCCTAATGTGGCTGGTGGCTCGGCCGGCGTGGGCACAATGCTTCTGTCCTTTGGGATCATCACAGTGATTGGCCTGGCTGTGGCCATG GCACCTGCCCTGGATCAAGCCTTTGGGACCACAGGAACTAGGGAGAGAAGCTCCTGCCCTGTGGTTCTCTCAGGGAGTGGGAGACAG GTTTTGTAcatcaggaagaagaagag GCTTGAGAAGCTACGCCACCAGCTCATGCCCATGTACAACTTTGACCCCACGGAGGAACAAGATGAACTGGAGCAGGAGCTGCTGGAATACGGGCGGGACGCTGCCTCTGTGCAGGCTGCTGCCTCCGCGCAGGCCACACAGGGCAAG ACCACTCTCCCCTCTCAAggcccactgcagaggcccagcCGGCTGGTGTTCACTGATGTAGCCAATGCCATCCATGCATGA
- the C15H3orf18 gene encoding uncharacterized protein C3orf18 homolog isoform X2, producing the protein MNSRIPSARGWFSSRPPTLEPALEPATDGPASETTTLSPEATSFNDTRIPNVAGGSAGVGTMLLSFGIITVIGLAVAMVLYIRKKKRLEKLRHQLMPMYNFDPTEEQDELEQELLEYGRDAASVQAAASAQATQGKTTLPSQGPLQRPSRLVFTDVANAIHA; encoded by the exons ATGAACTCCAGGATTCCGTCTGCTAGGGGCTGGTTCAGCAGCCGCCCACCCACCTTGGAGCCTGCCCTGGAGCCTGCCACAGATGGGCCAGCCTCTGAGACCACCACCCTCAGCCCAGAAGCCACCAGCTTTAATGACACCAGAATCCCTAATGTGGCTGGTGGCTCGGCCGGCGTGGGCACAATGCTTCTGTCCTTTGGGATCATCACAGTGATTGGCCTGGCTGTGGCCATG GTTTTGTAcatcaggaagaagaagag GCTTGAGAAGCTACGCCACCAGCTCATGCCCATGTACAACTTTGACCCCACGGAGGAACAAGATGAACTGGAGCAGGAGCTGCTGGAATACGGGCGGGACGCTGCCTCTGTGCAGGCTGCTGCCTCCGCGCAGGCCACACAGGGCAAG ACCACTCTCCCCTCTCAAggcccactgcagaggcccagcCGGCTGGTGTTCACTGATGTAGCCAATGCCATCCATGCATGA
- the C15H3orf18 gene encoding uncharacterized protein C3orf18 homolog isoform X3, with product MNSRIPSARGWFSSRPPTLEPALEPATDGPASETTTLSPEATSFNDTRIPNVAGGSAGVGTMLLSFGIITVIGLAVAMAPALDQAFGTTGTRERSSCPVVLSGSGRQVLYIRKKKRPLSPLKAHCRGPAGWCSLM from the exons ATGAACTCCAGGATTCCGTCTGCTAGGGGCTGGTTCAGCAGCCGCCCACCCACCTTGGAGCCTGCCCTGGAGCCTGCCACAGATGGGCCAGCCTCTGAGACCACCACCCTCAGCCCAGAAGCCACCAGCTTTAATGACACCAGAATCCCTAATGTGGCTGGTGGCTCGGCCGGCGTGGGCACAATGCTTCTGTCCTTTGGGATCATCACAGTGATTGGCCTGGCTGTGGCCATG GCACCTGCCCTGGATCAAGCCTTTGGGACCACAGGAACTAGGGAGAGAAGCTCCTGCCCTGTGGTTCTCTCAGGGAGTGGGAGACAG GTTTTGTAcatcaggaagaagaagag ACCACTCTCCCCTCTCAAggcccactgcagaggcccagcCGGCTGGTGTTCACTGATGTAG